The following proteins are co-located in the Polystyrenella longa genome:
- a CDS encoding RrF2 family transcriptional regulator, which translates to MFSQTVEYALRAVVQLAYKSPEACTTEQIAEATLVPKAYLSKVLQGLSRAGIVNSQRGIRGGMSLNRSPEELTILDVVNSVDPIQRIKQCPLGLKSHGANLCPLHRRMDESLAMVEKTFASTTLAEILAEPSSSTPLCERADQNPFIKLQAPQPQND; encoded by the coding sequence ATGTTTTCTCAAACAGTTGAGTATGCCCTCAGGGCCGTCGTCCAGTTAGCTTATAAATCTCCGGAAGCTTGTACGACCGAACAAATAGCCGAAGCGACTTTGGTCCCCAAGGCTTATCTTTCCAAAGTTCTACAAGGACTCTCTCGTGCCGGGATTGTGAATTCTCAACGCGGTATTCGCGGGGGGATGTCACTGAATCGTTCGCCTGAAGAGTTGACCATTCTGGATGTCGTTAATTCGGTGGATCCGATTCAACGGATCAAGCAATGCCCACTGGGATTAAAATCACACGGGGCGAATTTATGCCCACTTCATCGCCGTATGGATGAAAGTCTGGCGATGGTCGAGAAGACGTTTGCCAGTACAACCCTGGCGGAGATTCTGGCAGAGCCTTCGAGCAGCACGCCACTTTGTGAACGGGCCGATCAGAATCCATTCATCAAGCTACAGGCACCTCAACCCCAAAACGACTGA
- the hemA gene encoding glutamyl-tRNA reductase, which produces MNFQVVVCSHEQSNLELREKIAFPNEETLNKAYDVLAALFPKAEHVILSTCNRVEIYTAQEDDVDLPTREEVLHFLADFHHLPLDDQIKLIPAMVDQEAVTHLFRVVSGLDSMVLGEPQIVNQVKQAYKAAHEKSACGPLTHAWFQDAIHVSARVRSETALAEGKVSIASVAVGEFGKNIFETFTDKVVLVIGAGEMADEALTYLTEEGVRQLVIVNRNFTRGEALAEKFGGTPRPYEQLEEWLASADIIISATGADRPIVTKEMFAATRKQNQQKNVFILDLGAPRDFEPAISDLDENVFLFDIDDLEQTCQRNRGLRHKEINKGEQIIEEQTQKFMQALYHRATGPVVKRLMEQWSEVRDQELDRLFSRLDSLNETEQQEITYAIDRVLKKLLHPPLQTLKDQAREGTPHSLMDALRRLFRLSD; this is translated from the coding sequence GTGAACTTTCAGGTTGTCGTTTGCAGTCACGAGCAATCCAATTTGGAGCTGCGCGAAAAAATTGCCTTTCCTAATGAAGAAACGTTAAATAAAGCGTACGACGTTCTCGCTGCGCTGTTTCCCAAGGCGGAGCATGTGATTCTCTCTACCTGTAATCGGGTTGAGATCTACACTGCCCAGGAAGACGACGTTGATTTGCCTACTCGCGAAGAAGTCCTCCATTTCCTCGCTGATTTTCATCATCTCCCACTGGATGATCAGATTAAACTAATCCCGGCGATGGTGGATCAGGAGGCGGTTACTCATCTGTTCCGAGTTGTTTCCGGACTCGATAGCATGGTGTTGGGAGAACCTCAGATTGTGAATCAGGTGAAGCAGGCCTACAAAGCGGCTCACGAAAAGAGTGCCTGCGGACCATTAACCCATGCCTGGTTTCAGGATGCCATTCACGTTTCCGCTCGGGTTCGTTCTGAGACGGCTCTTGCCGAAGGTAAAGTTTCTATTGCCTCAGTGGCGGTTGGGGAATTTGGCAAGAACATCTTTGAGACCTTCACCGACAAAGTCGTGCTGGTGATTGGAGCAGGGGAAATGGCGGATGAGGCGCTCACCTATCTGACAGAAGAAGGTGTCCGGCAGCTGGTCATCGTGAATCGCAACTTTACCCGTGGGGAGGCACTCGCGGAAAAGTTTGGGGGAACTCCTCGACCATATGAACAGCTTGAGGAATGGCTGGCGTCTGCCGACATCATCATTTCTGCAACAGGAGCGGACCGACCGATCGTGACCAAAGAGATGTTTGCTGCCACCCGTAAGCAGAACCAGCAGAAGAATGTCTTCATTCTGGATCTGGGGGCACCTCGCGATTTTGAACCGGCGATCTCTGATCTGGATGAGAATGTTTTTCTGTTTGATATCGATGACCTGGAACAAACCTGTCAACGAAATCGAGGTCTCCGCCACAAGGAAATTAACAAAGGTGAGCAGATCATCGAGGAGCAGACTCAGAAATTTATGCAAGCACTTTATCATCGTGCCACAGGGCCGGTGGTGAAACGGTTGATGGAACAATGGTCCGAGGTACGCGATCAGGAATTGGATCGGTTATTCTCCCGGTTGGATTCTCTTAATGAAACAGAACAGCAGGAAATCACTTACGCCATCGACCGGGTCTTAAAAAAACTACTACATCCGCCGCTACAGACTTTGAAGGACCAGGCACGCGAGGGGACACCTCACAGCTTGATGGACGCACTCCGGAGACTGTTCCGGTTGTCGGACTGA
- a CDS encoding PVC-type heme-binding CxxCH protein, producing the protein MHSHARLLIRYHLLSVLFVSSAVLILFSGRADSEETTKTDTETSSPLVDSPLTPEESLSSFELHPDLQLELVASEPEVIDPVAIRFDELGNMWVVEMIDYPLGPKSADEVPMSRIRKLRDEDQDGYYETSTVFADKLLFVTGVLPWKEGLIATLSGEVVYLKDTDQDGKADVKETWFVGFAEENTQLRANHPTFGLDNKVYISNGLRGGEVRNVNPAWADQAKSVPLSLRGKDFRFDPETGEYETVAGNGQFGLTIDSNGSRYICSNRNPCMQVLLEDHYLARNPQLIVPTTVNDVSPAGGESRVYAITRAWTTSNLHAGQFTAACGVHRYEGTRLPAEFYGNSFTCEPTGNLVHRDVFTPSGATFSSHYGREQTEFLASRDEWFRPVNVQTGPDGALYICDMYRAVIEHPHWVPDELKNRPDERYGDDLGRIYRVVPKKKTDSDLTRTIDRTNQSALLSAIVSPNSWQRSTAARLIFEEQPAGLEHELRRSLKEAVSPEGRVQVLHTLAGLNQLAKEDLLTAFQDKHPRVREHAALLSETFLAKVPELQQAMLDTASEGDSRTLFQYALSSGAGEDSTFRQQLLTQVVSNGVLDQWTRAAIISSATNLEGEMLGGLLQKITNSEQAPSAMQQNFFAELALIVGANKDPHEVSQVLKLLIDLFQQSRSSSKLVVMESLKSFLTGYQTRGERKAISTLSEYLSEESQTELDQMWVQLVELVGSEQGETALSQAALPLLIYTPSAETVPVLTSLLDTTNNQALQQQTLEILGAHPGTEPVEFLLDEYELASPRIRRAILAYLLRDQERIQTLFDEIEGKKIRAAELDQNQQKALMNHANAEIKSRAQELLKSNISADRTKVIERYQASLAKDADAKRGKVVFAKVCSSCHKVGDIGVDVAPDISDSRVRKPIQYLTDILDPNRAVDNNYFSYTVLTTEGQIHTGIITSETSTSIILKQPEAKEVSLLREDIELIKADGVSLMPTGLEQNITVDQMADLISFLKNWRYLDGQIPIEANQPLN; encoded by the coding sequence ATGCATTCTCACGCTCGCCTGTTGATTCGTTATCATCTTCTTTCGGTTTTGTTTGTCAGTTCCGCCGTTCTGATTCTGTTCAGCGGTCGAGCTGATTCCGAAGAAACAACAAAAACAGACACCGAGACGTCTTCTCCACTGGTTGACAGTCCTCTGACTCCGGAGGAATCACTAAGCAGCTTCGAGCTGCATCCTGATCTCCAACTCGAACTGGTCGCGTCAGAACCCGAAGTCATCGACCCTGTCGCCATTCGCTTTGATGAACTGGGCAACATGTGGGTCGTTGAAATGATCGACTATCCGCTTGGTCCCAAATCCGCCGACGAAGTCCCGATGTCGCGAATTCGCAAACTGCGGGATGAAGATCAAGACGGGTATTATGAAACAAGTACTGTATTCGCGGATAAACTCCTCTTTGTAACCGGGGTTCTTCCCTGGAAAGAAGGACTGATTGCAACTCTGTCTGGTGAAGTCGTCTATCTTAAAGATACCGATCAAGATGGCAAAGCGGATGTGAAAGAAACCTGGTTTGTCGGTTTCGCAGAAGAGAACACCCAGTTGCGTGCGAATCATCCCACCTTTGGGCTCGATAATAAAGTTTACATTTCCAATGGGCTGCGTGGTGGAGAGGTACGGAATGTGAATCCTGCCTGGGCCGATCAAGCGAAGTCGGTTCCGCTTTCATTAAGGGGAAAAGACTTTCGATTCGACCCCGAAACGGGCGAATATGAAACGGTTGCGGGCAACGGTCAATTCGGGTTGACGATTGACTCCAACGGCTCCCGTTATATCTGTAGTAACCGCAATCCCTGCATGCAGGTCTTGCTTGAAGACCATTACCTGGCGCGGAATCCTCAATTGATCGTTCCTACGACGGTAAACGATGTCTCTCCTGCCGGAGGCGAATCGCGCGTGTACGCTATCACCCGGGCATGGACGACTTCGAACTTGCACGCGGGACAATTTACTGCCGCTTGTGGAGTTCATCGGTATGAAGGGACTCGTCTGCCAGCAGAGTTCTATGGAAACAGTTTCACTTGCGAACCGACAGGTAATCTGGTTCACCGGGATGTATTCACCCCTTCCGGAGCAACCTTTTCTTCCCATTATGGCCGCGAACAGACTGAATTCCTCGCCAGCAGAGACGAATGGTTTCGCCCCGTCAATGTGCAGACGGGGCCGGATGGAGCCTTATACATCTGCGATATGTATCGCGCTGTGATTGAACACCCGCATTGGGTACCCGATGAACTGAAAAATCGTCCGGATGAACGATACGGCGATGATCTGGGACGTATCTACCGTGTGGTTCCGAAGAAGAAAACAGATTCGGATCTGACACGAACAATCGATCGAACGAATCAATCCGCATTACTATCGGCCATTGTTTCTCCAAACAGTTGGCAAAGAAGTACGGCCGCGCGGCTTATCTTTGAAGAGCAACCCGCTGGACTGGAGCACGAGCTTCGTAGATCGTTGAAAGAAGCTGTTTCTCCTGAGGGTCGAGTACAAGTTCTTCACACATTGGCTGGCTTAAACCAATTGGCTAAAGAAGACCTGTTAACTGCATTCCAGGATAAGCATCCTCGAGTTCGTGAGCATGCAGCTCTCCTGTCAGAAACATTCCTGGCCAAAGTACCCGAGCTACAGCAGGCTATGCTGGATACTGCCAGCGAGGGAGACTCTCGCACACTATTCCAATACGCGCTTTCTTCCGGTGCGGGAGAAGATTCGACATTTCGACAACAATTGCTGACACAGGTTGTCAGCAATGGGGTGCTTGACCAGTGGACTCGTGCCGCCATAATTAGCTCCGCAACGAACCTTGAAGGAGAAATGCTGGGAGGATTGCTACAGAAGATCACGAACAGTGAACAGGCACCGTCTGCCATGCAGCAGAACTTCTTTGCGGAATTGGCGTTGATCGTCGGAGCAAACAAAGATCCGCACGAAGTCTCACAGGTTCTGAAACTGTTAATCGATCTCTTCCAGCAATCACGGTCTTCCAGCAAACTGGTTGTGATGGAAAGTCTGAAATCATTCCTGACCGGTTACCAGACGCGTGGAGAACGGAAAGCAATTTCCACACTGTCTGAATACCTTTCGGAGGAATCCCAAACTGAGTTGGATCAGATGTGGGTCCAACTCGTGGAACTCGTGGGTTCTGAACAGGGAGAAACAGCACTATCACAGGCGGCATTACCGCTGTTGATCTATACGCCAAGTGCAGAAACTGTCCCTGTGCTGACGAGCCTGCTTGATACAACCAACAATCAAGCTCTTCAACAGCAGACCCTGGAAATTCTGGGTGCTCATCCTGGAACAGAACCTGTTGAGTTTCTGCTCGACGAATATGAACTTGCGTCGCCACGGATTAGACGTGCCATCCTGGCTTACCTTCTGCGAGATCAAGAACGTATTCAGACATTGTTCGACGAGATTGAAGGAAAGAAAATCCGCGCCGCAGAATTGGATCAAAATCAACAGAAGGCCTTAATGAATCACGCGAACGCCGAAATCAAATCGCGTGCTCAGGAACTTCTCAAGTCCAACATCTCTGCTGATCGCACCAAAGTGATCGAACGGTATCAGGCCTCACTGGCCAAAGATGCGGATGCCAAGCGAGGAAAGGTCGTCTTCGCCAAGGTCTGTTCTTCTTGTCACAAGGTGGGAGACATTGGAGTCGATGTCGCTCCTGATATATCCGATTCACGAGTGAGAAAACCAATTCAGTATCTGACTGACATTCTGGATCCCAATCGGGCTGTGGATAACAACTATTTCAGTTACACCGTGTTGACTACTGAAGGACAGATTCACACCGGAATCATTACGAGTGAGACATCGACTTCCATTATACTTAAACAGCCGGAAGCAAAAGAAGTCTCCCTGTTACGGGAAGATATCGAGCTAATCAAAGCGGACGGTGTCTCGCTGATGCCGACCGGTTTGGAACAGAATATCACTGTTGATCAGATGGCCGATTTAATCAGCTTTCTCAAGAACTGGCGATACTTGGATGGCCAGATTCCCATTGAGGCGAATCAACCGCTTAATTAA
- a CDS encoding HEAT repeat domain-containing protein, protein MTSHLETTFNLLASRKTTEASDLLTSAVDVPVGEIQALAVRALLKKHQLPSQLLIIRKWPELHSLAQDAVFEEKHSIRETVKHCLERDKGELQSLALEVAVAISDYTQIPNILNRMESSSGEQLARMTEAMRMLTDQFYEALFRQESEGEGPNLNTESLSYQKKNIIQQIAGTVSRLEQHNEPDLILESLLILGSPTQPDIKEIMSSTDLRLMKRVEWILQHSRHHGVMQFIVDSMNIQNPNIRVIDAIRQRDDSEFISHLLGEYPESLNAIQSDNYQQIKSIRWLASPERELPLILPAQHQSVIRLMMGVRLPVDQQVNIQKWLIHNGGPETRLAATEVLTTLDQRSADNLINESLESEDPNVQAWATSQLRSQSGASSFEKLINRIDSDIPEVQIAARNELRSFDLELMLKIFDSTPLRTVRQAGVLLHKLDPDVYRKLNEKIHDPLRSKRIRTAQAAFALGLHRNISQSLIALLGDEDPMVRRTAVEILGDVPKRNVYDILYQMRTDSSPRVRDAILKALQKLQIAFERIKQSQVQTTASPAEKSKTEIAEPALANSGVQET, encoded by the coding sequence ATGACTTCCCACCTCGAAACCACATTCAATCTGCTGGCGAGCCGAAAAACGACCGAAGCGAGCGATTTGCTTACTTCGGCCGTGGACGTGCCCGTTGGTGAAATTCAGGCGCTGGCGGTGCGCGCGTTGCTCAAGAAGCATCAGCTGCCCTCTCAGCTGCTGATTATTCGGAAATGGCCAGAACTGCACAGTCTGGCTCAGGATGCGGTCTTCGAAGAAAAACACTCCATCCGCGAAACGGTCAAACATTGCCTGGAACGCGACAAAGGGGAACTGCAGTCACTGGCGCTTGAGGTGGCGGTCGCCATCTCGGATTATACTCAAATCCCCAACATCCTTAACCGGATGGAATCGAGCAGCGGTGAGCAACTGGCCCGCATGACAGAAGCAATGCGGATGTTGACGGACCAATTTTACGAGGCGCTCTTCCGCCAGGAGAGCGAAGGAGAAGGACCGAATTTAAATACCGAGAGCCTTTCCTATCAGAAAAAAAACATTATCCAGCAAATTGCGGGCACTGTTTCACGTCTCGAACAGCATAATGAACCCGATCTGATTCTGGAGTCGTTGTTGATCCTCGGATCCCCGACTCAACCGGACATCAAGGAGATTATGTCGAGCACCGATCTTCGACTCATGAAACGAGTCGAATGGATCCTGCAGCACAGCCGGCATCATGGAGTGATGCAATTCATTGTCGACTCCATGAACATCCAGAATCCGAATATCCGAGTGATTGATGCAATTCGTCAGCGGGATGATTCAGAGTTTATCAGTCATCTTCTTGGTGAATATCCTGAATCACTCAATGCAATTCAGTCCGATAATTATCAACAGATTAAATCGATCCGCTGGCTCGCATCACCGGAACGGGAACTGCCGTTAATTCTCCCGGCTCAACATCAGTCTGTCATTCGTTTGATGATGGGGGTTCGGTTGCCGGTGGATCAACAGGTCAACATTCAGAAGTGGTTGATTCATAACGGTGGACCGGAGACGCGACTGGCAGCAACTGAAGTCTTAACGACGTTGGATCAACGATCGGCCGATAATCTGATCAATGAAAGTCTGGAATCGGAAGATCCAAATGTTCAAGCTTGGGCGACCAGTCAGTTACGCTCTCAATCAGGGGCATCCAGTTTCGAAAAACTCATTAATCGAATCGACAGCGATATCCCCGAGGTCCAGATCGCGGCCCGAAACGAGTTGAGAAGTTTTGACTTGGAACTCATGCTTAAAATTTTCGATTCAACTCCATTGCGAACGGTTCGGCAAGCAGGAGTCTTATTGCATAAGCTCGATCCCGATGTCTATCGAAAACTGAACGAAAAGATCCATGATCCTCTTCGAAGCAAACGGATTCGTACTGCCCAGGCAGCGTTCGCGTTAGGGTTGCACCGGAATATATCACAATCATTAATTGCGTTGCTGGGGGACGAAGACCCTATGGTTCGACGAACTGCGGTCGAAATTCTCGGTGATGTTCCTAAGCGAAACGTTTATGATATTCTCTACCAGATGCGAACAGATTCGTCACCTCGCGTCCGTGATGCGATTCTGAAGGCTCTCCAGAAACTGCAGATCGCCTTCGAACGAATCAAGCAGTCGCAAGTGCAGACGACTGCATCACCGGCGGAGAAAAGTAAAACCGAGATTGCTGAACCCGCGCTGGCTAATTCCGGCGTACAGGAGACCTGA
- the ppk1 gene encoding polyphosphate kinase 1, producing the protein MGRKSKRFINRELSWLEFNQRVLDEAQNEANPLLERLKFVAITASNLDEFFMVRVGSINMMVQQEVTTPELSGLTPVEQMAAISERCQKMVQDQYDILLNHLEPALKQEGIVRQHRQELTEKQYQVLQNVIEEEVFSILTPMVVQLDEEFPLLINQSLNVCAQVENSEGERRFVVIPFARTNLRFITLPSESGYQYILLEDALALFMPLLFPGENVIETVPFRITRNADFQLREDSASDLMAGMKEVLDARKEGTCIRLETSEFITSDMLAFLCEGLGIDRQGVYVVPGPVDLAAYFRMAGLGGYDHLKYPDWPPLREASLDPRKTMFQEIADRDILLSHPYESYDPVVRFLEEAAADPDVLAIKQTLYRTSSQSAIVAALKEAAERGKHVTALVELKARFDEARNIKWAGELEQVGIQVIYGVKGLKTHAKICLVVRREPSGIRRYMHFGTGNYNESTAKLYSDISFMTCNPELGADASNFFNAISGYSQPMKFSKVEVAPIGLREKILELINVETDRKKHGQKARITIKMNSLVDSEIIEALYQASQAGVKVRLNIRGICCLKPGVKGLSENITVISIIDRFLEHSRILHFLHGGDDRVYISSADWMPRNLDRRVELLVPIDDKECKSKLINTLNTYFKDNVKSRKLLANETFKLVDAGSRKPLRVQEYLYEQARNELEEAERTHQMVFEPHLANDN; encoded by the coding sequence ATGGGACGCAAATCGAAACGATTCATCAACCGGGAACTCAGTTGGCTGGAATTCAATCAGCGCGTCTTGGATGAAGCACAGAATGAAGCAAACCCACTTCTGGAAAGACTGAAGTTTGTCGCTATTACTGCCTCAAACCTGGACGAATTCTTCATGGTGCGGGTGGGAAGTATTAACATGATGGTTCAACAGGAAGTGACCACTCCCGAGCTATCAGGGTTGACTCCAGTAGAGCAGATGGCGGCGATCTCAGAGCGCTGCCAAAAGATGGTGCAGGACCAATACGATATTCTGCTCAATCACCTGGAACCGGCGCTGAAACAGGAAGGAATCGTTCGTCAGCATCGGCAGGAACTGACTGAAAAACAGTATCAGGTTCTTCAGAACGTAATTGAGGAAGAGGTCTTCTCCATTTTGACGCCGATGGTGGTGCAGCTGGATGAAGAATTCCCTCTGTTGATCAACCAGTCACTGAATGTCTGCGCCCAAGTGGAGAATTCGGAAGGCGAACGCCGCTTCGTCGTTATTCCCTTTGCCCGTACGAACCTGCGATTTATTACGCTGCCTTCTGAAAGTGGCTATCAGTATATTCTGCTTGAGGATGCCCTTGCGCTCTTCATGCCGTTGTTGTTTCCCGGCGAGAATGTGATTGAAACTGTCCCGTTTCGGATTACTCGAAATGCCGACTTTCAATTGCGTGAAGACTCTGCCTCGGACTTAATGGCGGGCATGAAAGAAGTTCTGGACGCCCGAAAAGAAGGGACTTGTATCCGGTTGGAGACTTCGGAGTTCATCACGTCAGATATGCTTGCCTTCCTGTGCGAAGGACTAGGCATTGATCGACAGGGTGTCTATGTCGTTCCGGGCCCAGTTGATCTGGCTGCCTATTTTCGCATGGCGGGTTTAGGCGGGTACGATCATCTGAAGTACCCGGATTGGCCACCTCTTCGTGAGGCTAGTCTTGATCCGCGAAAAACAATGTTTCAAGAGATTGCAGACCGAGATATTCTTCTCAGCCATCCCTATGAAAGCTACGACCCCGTCGTTCGCTTTCTGGAAGAGGCGGCAGCAGACCCCGATGTATTGGCAATTAAACAGACCTTGTATCGAACCAGTAGTCAGAGCGCGATTGTCGCGGCGCTGAAGGAAGCAGCCGAACGAGGAAAACATGTTACCGCTCTTGTCGAGTTAAAGGCGCGTTTTGACGAAGCGCGAAATATCAAATGGGCGGGCGAACTGGAGCAGGTCGGGATCCAGGTGATCTACGGTGTGAAAGGCTTGAAGACTCATGCCAAGATCTGTCTGGTTGTCCGTCGCGAACCGAGCGGCATACGGAGGTACATGCACTTCGGAACGGGGAACTACAACGAATCAACAGCCAAACTGTACAGCGATATCAGTTTCATGACCTGTAACCCGGAGTTGGGAGCGGACGCGTCAAACTTCTTTAATGCGATCAGTGGTTACTCGCAACCGATGAAGTTCAGTAAAGTCGAGGTCGCACCGATCGGGTTACGCGAAAAAATTCTCGAGTTAATCAATGTCGAAACGGACCGTAAGAAACATGGCCAGAAAGCCCGCATTACGATCAAAATGAATTCACTTGTTGATTCCGAGATCATCGAAGCGCTCTATCAGGCGTCGCAAGCTGGCGTGAAAGTTCGGTTGAATATCCGTGGAATCTGTTGTTTGAAACCAGGTGTGAAAGGTTTAAGCGAGAATATCACCGTCATCAGTATTATTGATCGCTTCCTGGAACATAGCCGGATTCTGCATTTTCTGCATGGAGGAGACGACCGGGTTTATATTTCCAGTGCTGACTGGATGCCGCGCAACCTGGATCGCCGGGTGGAACTGCTCGTGCCGATTGATGACAAGGAATGCAAATCGAAGTTGATTAACACACTGAATACCTACTTCAAAGATAATGTCAAATCTCGCAAGTTACTTGCCAACGAGACGTTCAAATTAGTGGATGCGGGAAGTCGAAAACCGCTTCGTGTTCAGGAATATCTCTACGAACAGGCTCGAAACGAGTTAGAAGAAGCGGAACGAACACATCAAATGGTGTTTGAGCCTCATCTGGCGAACGATAATTAA
- the ccsA gene encoding cytochrome c biogenesis protein CcsA — MPDIANVTVVCFLASYIVALAGEFFRLNNSSRWLRGVVMFYSCAGFLAHSTYLIVRSNQHGLPPLVGSAHDWFLVLSWLCVLYYLIRTLRDPQLALGVFLYPFVILLTVSAYFISSDANEMVSEKSDRGWAMLHASFLIFGIGGVLLSFITSLMYLFQHYRLKHKRSIPGGLKVPNLEKLARMNWWSVIVSVPLLTLGLASGFAMTLHVNKSDQAQQLNLTDPVVLTSALIWVVMAIFFVMLLIKPGTKSRQVAWMTIWAGGFLLLTMVGLQILLGGRRDSIDTWHSHISPSVRQSQVHLSSITKPNQIPLSQTGGNR, encoded by the coding sequence ATGCCTGACATAGCTAATGTGACCGTCGTTTGTTTTCTGGCAAGCTACATTGTCGCGCTGGCGGGGGAATTCTTCCGCTTAAACAATTCCTCTCGCTGGCTACGCGGCGTGGTGATGTTCTATTCCTGCGCTGGTTTTCTTGCGCATTCAACTTATCTGATCGTCCGCAGTAACCAGCACGGTCTGCCACCACTGGTAGGTTCCGCTCACGACTGGTTTCTGGTTCTCTCCTGGTTGTGCGTTTTGTATTACCTGATACGCACTCTCAGAGATCCACAGTTAGCGCTTGGGGTGTTTTTATATCCCTTTGTAATCCTGCTTACTGTATCCGCCTACTTCATCAGTTCCGATGCCAACGAAATGGTGAGTGAGAAATCGGATCGAGGTTGGGCGATGCTGCATGCCAGTTTTCTGATATTCGGAATAGGCGGCGTGCTGCTGAGCTTTATCACCAGTCTAATGTATCTGTTTCAGCATTATCGCCTCAAACATAAACGATCCATTCCCGGAGGACTTAAAGTTCCTAATCTGGAAAAATTGGCTCGCATGAATTGGTGGTCTGTAATTGTTTCCGTTCCGTTGCTTACCTTGGGGCTCGCGTCTGGGTTTGCAATGACATTACATGTCAACAAGTCAGATCAGGCACAACAGCTTAACCTGACAGATCCCGTGGTGCTTACCAGTGCGCTGATATGGGTAGTGATGGCTATCTTCTTTGTGATGTTACTGATCAAGCCAGGCACAAAATCACGACAGGTTGCCTGGATGACGATTTGGGCCGGTGGTTTCCTTTTACTAACGATGGTTGGTTTACAAATACTGCTCGGTGGCCGCAGAGATTCCATTGATACCTGGCATTCCCACATCAGCCCGTCGGTTAGGCAGTCACAAGTCCATTTGTCTTCCATTACGAAACCGAATCAGATTCCACTGTCACAGACGGGGGGGAATCGCTGA